The Polyangiaceae bacterium genome includes a window with the following:
- a CDS encoding TIGR03960 family B12-binding radical SAM protein: MTELFAHPYAAFLQRVAKPNRYTGAEHGVRRKDWSGVDARVCLAFPEIYDIGMSHLGFRILYKLLNDDPRTLAERCYAPWIDMQDELIAHGKLLVSLESARPLCDFDVVGFSLQYELTYTNILGMLQLGGIPLRSANRSDDDPLVIAGGPVATHPEPLTPFVDAILIGDGEEAASEIALSWMDGKRAGLGREERLRRLSQIRGVYVPSLYDTAIDADTGIGVVSAARDGAPLPVERRLVDDINRFPFPDDGPVGGPEAIFDRMSIEVARGCTEGCRFCQAGMIYRPVRERDPQTVVSTVLSALEKSGQDEVSLTALSTADVSCISPLIKTLVEKTAPERVSLGVASLRAYGLGEDLLDDMRKVRASGLTFAPEAGTQRMRDVINKNVTEEQLLETAERVFARGFDKMKLYFICGLPTETDEDVLGIVEVGKNALAVGKRVGKRPKVTVSVSVHVPKPHTPFQWCAMDDSDTIRHKQGLLADAARGVKGLTLRMHHSPSSVLEGILARGDRRLGDVIERAFLRGARFDTWEDQLRMDLWDEAFEHFGIETSRYLATLPVTARLPWDHLSVGLEEGFLAREYRRALHNRLSPPCGKAKGMFIHHDNVQQAESDHRKLICYDCGVACDLTQMREERLVQLRSMAAFEPPEPARAPVRRARPEDYRPERSGGPPVRVRLRFAKTGPAALLGHLDLIRELPRVIRRAGVRTAYTQGYHPKPDMSFGPALSLGVASLDEYLDCKLIDPPPADELAARLDEAAVGGLAFLGAAHLGPQDPGISRILTGARYVIALPRDTRDVKARIAEFLAREEATVRRTVKGIGKNVNVRHYVQTLSIGGQGALDRAGVVGDVIPLSVTVQMDQSGAAKVTEIVAAIFGEELPHVAVRAAMLAGSTTPLELAAHRKSSPPMPLEERPDDLVGAHLATGGTDTGQHQTIPRG; the protein is encoded by the coding sequence GTGACGGAGCTGTTCGCCCATCCCTACGCCGCGTTCCTGCAGCGCGTCGCCAAGCCCAATCGCTACACCGGCGCCGAGCACGGCGTGCGACGGAAGGACTGGAGCGGCGTCGACGCCCGCGTGTGTCTGGCGTTTCCCGAGATCTACGACATCGGGATGAGCCACCTCGGCTTTCGTATCCTGTACAAGCTCCTGAACGACGATCCGCGCACGCTGGCAGAGCGCTGCTACGCACCCTGGATCGACATGCAAGACGAGCTCATTGCCCACGGCAAGCTGCTCGTTTCGCTCGAAAGCGCGCGACCACTGTGTGACTTCGACGTGGTCGGCTTCAGCCTGCAGTACGAGCTGACGTACACCAACATCCTCGGCATGCTGCAGCTGGGCGGCATTCCGCTCCGCTCGGCGAACCGCAGCGACGACGATCCACTGGTGATCGCCGGCGGCCCGGTCGCGACTCATCCCGAGCCCCTGACGCCCTTCGTGGACGCGATCTTGATCGGCGACGGCGAGGAAGCCGCGTCGGAGATCGCTCTCAGCTGGATGGACGGCAAGCGCGCGGGGCTCGGCCGCGAGGAGCGCTTGCGCCGACTTTCCCAAATCCGTGGTGTGTACGTCCCCTCGCTGTATGACACCGCCATCGACGCGGACACCGGCATCGGCGTCGTCTCGGCGGCGCGGGACGGGGCGCCGCTGCCCGTCGAGCGGCGATTGGTGGACGACATCAATCGCTTTCCGTTCCCGGACGACGGCCCCGTGGGCGGCCCCGAGGCGATCTTCGATCGCATGAGCATCGAGGTGGCCCGCGGCTGCACCGAGGGCTGCCGTTTCTGCCAGGCCGGCATGATCTACCGGCCCGTGCGCGAGCGGGATCCGCAGACGGTGGTGAGCACCGTGCTCTCCGCCCTGGAGAAGAGCGGCCAGGACGAGGTCAGCCTCACCGCGCTATCCACCGCGGACGTCTCCTGCATCTCGCCGTTGATCAAGACGTTGGTGGAGAAGACCGCGCCCGAGCGGGTGAGCCTGGGCGTGGCGTCGCTGCGCGCCTACGGCCTGGGGGAAGATCTCCTCGACGACATGCGCAAGGTCCGCGCCAGCGGGCTCACGTTCGCTCCGGAAGCCGGAACGCAACGTATGCGCGATGTGATCAACAAGAATGTAACGGAAGAACAGCTGCTGGAGACCGCGGAACGGGTGTTCGCGCGGGGCTTCGACAAGATGAAGCTGTACTTCATCTGCGGTCTGCCCACGGAGACGGACGAGGACGTCCTCGGCATCGTGGAGGTCGGCAAGAATGCGCTGGCGGTGGGCAAGCGCGTCGGCAAGCGACCGAAGGTCACCGTGAGCGTCAGCGTGCACGTGCCCAAGCCCCACACGCCGTTTCAGTGGTGCGCGATGGACGACTCGGACACCATCCGCCACAAGCAGGGGCTCCTTGCGGACGCTGCGCGGGGCGTGAAGGGGCTCACGCTGCGCATGCATCATTCGCCCTCCAGCGTGCTGGAAGGGATCTTGGCGCGGGGAGATCGCCGCCTGGGAGACGTGATCGAGCGCGCGTTCTTGCGCGGCGCGCGCTTCGACACCTGGGAAGACCAGCTGCGGATGGATTTGTGGGACGAGGCCTTCGAGCACTTCGGCATCGAGACGTCCCGCTATCTCGCGACGTTGCCCGTTACCGCGCGCTTGCCCTGGGATCACCTGAGCGTCGGCCTGGAAGAAGGCTTTTTGGCCCGCGAATACCGCCGCGCCCTGCACAACCGGCTGAGCCCGCCCTGCGGCAAGGCCAAGGGCATGTTCATCCACCACGACAACGTGCAGCAGGCCGAGTCCGATCACCGGAAGCTCATCTGCTACGACTGCGGCGTTGCCTGCGATCTGACGCAGATGCGTGAGGAGCGGCTGGTGCAGCTGCGCAGCATGGCGGCTTTCGAGCCACCGGAGCCTGCGCGGGCGCCCGTGCGGCGCGCCCGGCCGGAAGACTACCGGCCGGAGCGCAGCGGCGGCCCGCCGGTGCGGGTGCGCCTGCGCTTCGCGAAGACCGGACCCGCGGCCTTGCTCGGCCATCTGGATCTGATCCGAGAGCTGCCGCGGGTGATCCGTCGCGCCGGCGTGCGCACCGCGTACACCCAGGGCTACCACCCGAAGCCGGACATGAGCTTCGGTCCGGCGCTGTCCCTCGGCGTCGCCAGCCTGGACGAGTACCTCGACTGCAAGCTCATCGACCCGCCGCCCGCCGACGAGCTCGCCGCGCGGCTGGACGAGGCCGCCGTGGGCGGCCTCGCGTTCTTGGGCGCGGCCCACCTGGGGCCGCAGGATCCCGGCATCTCGCGCATCCTCACGGGGGCGCGCTACGTCATCGCGCTGCCGCGCGACACCCGAGACGTGAAGGCGCGCATCGCCGAGTTCCTCGCCCGGGAAGAAGCCACGGTGCGCCGCACCGTGAAGGGCATCGGCAAGAACGTGAACGTGCGTCACTACGTGCAAACCCTGAGCATCGGTGGGCAGGGCGCGCTCGACCGCGCCGGCGTGGTGGGCGACGTGATCCCGCTGAGCGTCACGGTGCAGATGGATCAGAGCGGGGCCGCCAAGGTCACGGAGATCGTCGCGGCCATCTTTGGAGAGGAGCTACCCCACGTGGCCGTACGCGCGGCAATGCTTGCGGGCAGCACCACACCGCTGGAGCTCGCGGCACACCGGAAGTCGTCACCGCCGATGCCGCTCGAAGAACGCCCAGATGACCTCGTTGGCGCTCATCTCGCGACCGGCGGGACCGACACCGGGCAGCACCAGACGATCCCGCGCGGGTAG
- a CDS encoding leucyl aminopeptidase, which produces MNIQPATGNSTAQSTDVLAVYAYGSALNKQKQLTELDKALGGELLAHAGRVEFAGKAEQVLDLVSFSKIKAKRILVIGLGDKKSVDEAGIRNFVASAARFANAANAKSLAVELPEEAKDLRVVGEALVLGAYRFTKYFTGERAPKSDLKDVKLVGMGRGAAEKKAVALGVEVGHAVCIARDAVNEPPNELYPEIMAQVARKVAKKGKLKIQVFDKKQILQKGMLLHYAVGQGSSHEPRFIHMTYTPKKAKKKLVFVGKGLTFDSGGLCIKPAPGMGEMKSDMGGAAAVLGLMAAVAAVKPNVEVHGIIGSAENMPDGAAYRPGDIFGSLSGKSVEIINTDAEGRLVLADALAYASKLGPDLIVDAATLTGACVVALGKTCSAFYTSDEDLAKRMDTSAGEAGEQFWRMPLLEDLREQLKSDVADLKHTGDRWGGSISAALFLREFVDAPSWMHCDVAGPVLADRARGAYPKGGTGHPVLTFLHLVESLAR; this is translated from the coding sequence ATGAACATTCAGCCCGCGACGGGTAACTCCACCGCCCAGTCTACGGATGTGCTGGCCGTGTACGCATACGGCAGCGCGCTCAACAAGCAGAAGCAGCTCACCGAGCTCGACAAGGCTCTCGGCGGCGAGCTGCTCGCCCACGCTGGGCGCGTGGAGTTCGCGGGCAAGGCAGAGCAGGTGCTCGATCTGGTGAGCTTCTCCAAGATCAAGGCGAAGCGCATCTTGGTCATCGGGCTCGGCGACAAGAAGTCCGTGGACGAAGCGGGGATTCGCAACTTCGTCGCCAGCGCGGCCCGCTTCGCCAACGCGGCCAACGCCAAGAGCCTCGCCGTGGAGCTTCCGGAGGAGGCCAAAGATCTGCGGGTGGTCGGAGAAGCTCTGGTGCTCGGGGCTTATCGCTTCACCAAGTACTTCACGGGTGAGCGTGCGCCCAAGTCGGACCTCAAGGACGTGAAGCTCGTCGGCATGGGCCGCGGCGCAGCGGAGAAGAAGGCCGTCGCTCTCGGAGTGGAGGTGGGTCACGCCGTCTGCATCGCTCGCGATGCAGTGAACGAGCCTCCGAACGAGCTGTACCCGGAGATCATGGCGCAGGTCGCACGCAAGGTCGCCAAGAAGGGCAAGCTCAAGATCCAGGTCTTCGACAAGAAGCAGATCCTTCAGAAGGGCATGCTGCTCCACTACGCCGTGGGGCAGGGCTCGAGCCACGAGCCGCGCTTCATTCACATGACCTACACGCCCAAGAAGGCGAAGAAGAAGCTGGTCTTCGTGGGCAAGGGCCTCACCTTCGACTCCGGCGGTCTGTGCATCAAGCCGGCCCCCGGCATGGGGGAGATGAAGAGCGACATGGGCGGCGCCGCCGCCGTGCTCGGGTTGATGGCCGCGGTGGCGGCGGTGAAGCCGAACGTGGAGGTGCACGGCATCATCGGCTCCGCCGAGAACATGCCGGACGGCGCTGCGTATCGCCCGGGCGACATCTTCGGCTCCCTCTCCGGCAAATCAGTGGAGATCATCAACACGGACGCGGAGGGTCGCTTGGTGCTGGCGGATGCCCTGGCCTACGCCAGCAAGCTGGGCCCGGATCTGATCGTGGACGCAGCGACGCTCACCGGCGCGTGCGTGGTGGCGCTCGGCAAGACGTGCTCCGCGTTCTACACGTCGGACGAAGATCTCGCGAAGCGGATGGACACCTCCGCGGGTGAGGCGGGCGAGCAGTTCTGGCGCATGCCCTTGCTCGAGGATTTGCGCGAGCAGCTGAAGAGTGACGTGGCGGATCTGAAGCACACGGGCGACCGCTGGGGTGGCTCCATTTCCGCGGCCTTGTTCCTGCGGGAGTTCGTGGACGCACCGTCGTGGATGCACTGCGACGTGGCCGGCCCCGTGCTCGCGGATCGCGCGCGGGGCGCGTACCCCAAGGGCGGTACGGGGCACCCCGTGCTCACGTTCCTGCACTTGGTCGAGAGTCTGGCGCGCTGA
- the fbp gene encoding class 1 fructose-bisphosphatase — protein sequence MTNASWQPPDSSRAGATLETFILEGMYKSPAATGTFTSLLNQIALAAKLIAGRVRRAGLADVLGWTGETNVQGEYVQKLDVIANDTMISVLRRRGHCMGLASEELDDPVLFPDATGGYLVTTDPLDGSSNIDVDVSIGTIFGILRVDKSELPVETKTFLKPGRDLAAAGYVIYGSSTVLVLTTGQGVHGFTWDPSAGEFFLSHENIRCPKKGNLYSVNEGNFERWSEGVRRWNAHLKKLDKSDGRPYSHRYVGSLVADAHRTLLKGGIFAYPADLKNPNGKLRLLYEANPFAFIFEAAGGMASTGKGRVLDVVPGELHQRVPLIIGSTEDVKTFERFVSED from the coding sequence ATGACCAACGCGTCCTGGCAGCCACCCGATTCCTCGCGCGCCGGCGCGACGTTGGAGACGTTCATCCTGGAGGGGATGTACAAGAGCCCGGCCGCGACGGGGACGTTCACGTCCCTTTTGAATCAGATCGCTTTGGCGGCAAAGCTCATCGCCGGGCGTGTGCGTCGCGCCGGCTTGGCCGACGTGCTCGGCTGGACCGGGGAGACGAACGTTCAGGGCGAGTACGTGCAGAAGCTCGACGTGATCGCCAACGACACCATGATTTCCGTCTTGCGCCGTCGCGGCCATTGCATGGGCCTGGCGAGCGAAGAGCTGGACGACCCGGTGCTGTTCCCGGACGCCACCGGCGGTTACCTGGTGACCACGGATCCTCTGGACGGCTCCAGCAACATCGACGTGGACGTGTCCATCGGCACCATCTTCGGCATCCTCCGCGTGGACAAGAGCGAGCTGCCGGTCGAAACCAAGACGTTCCTGAAGCCGGGACGCGACCTGGCCGCTGCGGGCTACGTCATCTACGGCTCGTCCACGGTGTTGGTCCTCACCACCGGTCAAGGCGTGCATGGCTTCACCTGGGATCCGAGCGCGGGCGAGTTCTTCCTCAGCCACGAGAACATCCGCTGCCCCAAGAAGGGCAACCTGTACTCCGTGAACGAAGGCAATTTCGAGCGCTGGTCCGAAGGCGTGAGGCGCTGGAACGCCCACCTCAAGAAGCTGGACAAGTCCGACGGCCGCCCCTACTCCCACCGCTACGTTGGCTCCCTGGTGGCCGACGCCCACCGCACCTTGCTCAAGGGCGGCATCTTCGCCTACCCCGCGGACCTCAAGAATCCGAACGGCAAGCTCCGGCTCCTGTACGAAGCCAATCCCTTCGCCTTCATCTTCGAGGCCGCCGGCGGCATGGCCTCCACCGGCAAGGGCCGGGTGCTGGACGTAGTGCCGGGCGAGCTACACCAGCGCGTGCCCCTGATCATCGGTTCCACCGAGGACGTGAAGACCTTCGAGCGATTCGTCTCCGAAGACTGA
- a CDS encoding ferredoxin--NADP reductase, with the protein MSAWVDGLVSERHDWAEGLMTLRIDADIDPFRAGQWLNLGLRIDGELVRRAYSLASAPGSPPEFYLTRVSTGSFTPRLFDLELGDEVAVERKPQGFFTLNYVPDVPELWMVATGTGLGPFIAMLRTNEPWQRFERIVLVHGVRTAEHLSYREELEERSRAHDARLTCVPVVSREPNATDVVHGRVTSSLESGELEKAAGLELHTERSHVMLCGNPEMIADMTKLLEHRGMRRHRQRRPGHVSSENYW; encoded by the coding sequence ATGAGCGCATGGGTGGACGGGCTCGTCAGTGAACGACACGATTGGGCGGAGGGGCTCATGACCCTGCGCATCGATGCGGACATCGATCCTTTTCGCGCGGGGCAATGGCTGAACCTCGGGCTCCGCATCGACGGCGAGCTCGTGCGCCGGGCCTACTCCCTGGCGTCGGCTCCCGGATCGCCCCCGGAGTTCTATCTCACGCGTGTGTCCACCGGCAGCTTCACGCCGCGGCTGTTCGACCTCGAGCTCGGGGACGAGGTCGCCGTGGAGCGGAAGCCGCAAGGCTTCTTCACGCTGAACTACGTGCCGGACGTGCCGGAGCTGTGGATGGTTGCGACGGGTACCGGCCTCGGGCCCTTCATCGCCATGCTGCGCACCAACGAGCCGTGGCAGCGCTTCGAGCGCATCGTGCTGGTGCACGGAGTGCGCACCGCGGAGCACCTCTCGTATCGCGAGGAGCTGGAAGAGCGCTCTCGCGCGCACGACGCGCGGCTCACCTGCGTGCCGGTGGTCAGCCGTGAGCCGAACGCCACGGACGTCGTGCACGGTCGCGTCACCAGCAGCCTCGAGAGCGGCGAGCTGGAAAAGGCGGCGGGGCTCGAGCTCCACACGGAGCGGAGTCACGTCATGCTGTGCGGCAACCCGGAGATGATTGCCGACATGACCAAGCTGCTCGAGCACCGCGGCATGCGGCGTCACCGGCAGCGCCGCCCGGGTCACGTCTCGAGCGAAAACTACTGGTGA
- a CDS encoding histidine phosphatase family protein, giving the protein MRRFYLIRHGQAEADPTVQAFERDLAGELDPGLSALGRRQATLAAARARQLGAEIVLSSALARARETADVIATRARIPRGAIVPDLNEIAPGDLGALERAVARALFPRANGVLSVWQMIRWLRGRADTETPVAARARVLRVLALLDALPHECVAVVGHGYWITLAAMSLGKLTRPRWVGNCAFTAVDSDGAGRYRIVDHARPIT; this is encoded by the coding sequence GTGCGTCGTTTTTATCTCATTCGGCATGGGCAGGCGGAGGCCGACCCGACGGTCCAGGCCTTCGAGCGAGATCTGGCGGGGGAGCTCGACCCAGGGCTGTCCGCGCTGGGCCGACGCCAAGCGACGCTCGCTGCCGCACGAGCGCGGCAGCTCGGAGCGGAGATCGTGCTTTCGAGCGCGCTCGCGCGGGCGCGTGAGACCGCAGATGTGATTGCGACGCGCGCGCGGATTCCCCGCGGTGCGATCGTCCCCGACTTGAACGAGATCGCGCCGGGGGATCTCGGCGCGCTGGAGCGCGCCGTCGCGCGCGCGTTGTTTCCGCGCGCGAATGGCGTGCTGTCCGTGTGGCAGATGATCCGGTGGCTACGCGGACGCGCCGACACCGAGACGCCCGTGGCAGCGCGCGCACGGGTGCTCCGCGTGCTCGCGCTGCTCGACGCGCTGCCCCACGAGTGCGTCGCGGTCGTTGGGCATGGCTACTGGATCACGTTGGCGGCGATGTCGCTGGGCAAGCTCACGCGCCCAAGGTGGGTCGGCAATTGCGCGTTCACTGCCGTCGACTCCGACGGTGCCGGGCGTTACCGCATCGTCGACCACGCGCGTCCGATCACCTGA
- a CDS encoding PQQ-binding-like beta-propeller repeat protein, giving the protein MTYRDSSAPDRSLLVIGLNGRVIGIDRNTGARRFEHDIGGRSEVELAILDNRIFATTGRSLYCFEYPTGKLLGTAAIPGSYTGRPTMLIDGRHLILATRGEVACFDDQGHLLWFDPLPGRGVGSVALGFPNNVRQADDIGSE; this is encoded by the coding sequence GTGACCTATCGCGATTCCTCCGCCCCCGATCGCTCCCTGCTCGTGATCGGGCTCAATGGCCGCGTCATCGGCATCGACCGCAACACCGGCGCGCGTCGCTTCGAGCATGACATCGGTGGTCGCAGCGAGGTGGAGCTCGCGATTCTGGACAATCGCATCTTCGCCACCACCGGGAGGTCGCTGTACTGCTTCGAGTACCCCACTGGAAAGCTGCTCGGCACCGCCGCCATCCCGGGTTCCTACACTGGTCGCCCCACCATGCTGATCGACGGGCGGCATTTGATCCTGGCCACGCGCGGGGAGGTGGCCTGCTTCGACGATCAGGGCCACTTGTTGTGGTTCGATCCGCTGCCCGGCCGCGGCGTGGGCAGCGTTGCCCTCGGCTTCCCGAACAACGTGCGCCAAGCCGACGACATCGGCAGCGAGTAG
- a CDS encoding SGNH/GDSL hydrolase family protein, with the protein MPRLLVIAAFALSLPACKTSDAAPAPPSAAPLSPSPAAAPSGVRPRAPVASAAPPQAAKATEAPVRYPFDRTHSPITPDLAARLRGIAAKNPKAQRDVFAKIGDSVTFSDDNLRCFAHKELELGSYAGLLPTIERFRKGNAAGTDPYRRESEAAKIGWSAWQALSGSPSPVDRELSALSPSIALVQYGTNDIEIGALHHFADHYWNIVDHLIDRGVVPVLFTIMPRTDRVKAAEQVPLYNAVIRGVAQARQVPLVDYFREIEKLPGKGLGKDGIHPTTFHGHRGRDACALTPDGLRHGYNLRNRLAIEALSRVSAVLSGAPAPDPVAPPLSGTGAPADPFVIPGSPFIDSRILRGAGTLDGYGCSTARPAPGPEIAYRLELPRRTALRIFGFDRGGGEVDIHLLRDEPRPNACVASAQRVLATTVSAGRYYVVLDRAKGGVTETLLVVFTDP; encoded by the coding sequence TTGCCCCGACTGCTCGTCATCGCAGCGTTCGCGCTGAGCCTGCCCGCGTGCAAGACCAGTGACGCTGCCCCCGCGCCGCCCTCGGCGGCGCCGCTTTCGCCGTCCCCCGCGGCGGCGCCCTCCGGTGTGCGACCCAGAGCGCCGGTCGCCTCCGCAGCGCCACCGCAGGCAGCCAAGGCGACAGAGGCGCCCGTCCGCTACCCCTTCGATCGCACCCACTCGCCGATCACGCCGGACCTCGCGGCGCGGCTGCGTGGCATTGCCGCCAAGAACCCGAAGGCGCAGCGCGACGTGTTCGCCAAGATCGGCGACTCCGTCACCTTCAGCGACGACAACCTCCGCTGCTTCGCCCACAAGGAGCTGGAGCTCGGCAGCTACGCCGGCCTCTTGCCCACCATCGAGCGCTTCCGAAAGGGAAACGCTGCCGGGACGGATCCGTATCGGCGCGAGAGCGAAGCGGCGAAGATCGGCTGGAGTGCGTGGCAAGCGCTCAGCGGCAGCCCGTCGCCCGTCGATAGGGAGCTTTCGGCCCTCTCGCCGAGCATTGCGCTCGTGCAATATGGCACCAACGACATCGAGATCGGCGCGCTCCACCACTTTGCCGATCACTACTGGAACATCGTGGATCACCTGATCGACCGCGGCGTGGTGCCGGTGCTGTTCACCATCATGCCGCGCACGGATCGGGTGAAGGCCGCGGAGCAGGTGCCGCTCTACAATGCGGTCATTCGAGGCGTGGCGCAGGCGCGGCAGGTGCCCCTCGTCGACTACTTCCGCGAGATCGAGAAGCTGCCCGGCAAGGGTCTGGGCAAGGACGGCATCCACCCCACGACCTTCCACGGCCACCGCGGTCGCGATGCCTGCGCCCTGACGCCCGACGGCCTCCGTCACGGCTACAATCTCCGCAATCGGCTCGCGATCGAGGCCCTGTCCCGCGTGAGCGCCGTCCTGTCCGGCGCCCCTGCGCCAGATCCCGTCGCACCGCCCCTGTCCGGAACGGGCGCACCCGCGGATCCGTTCGTCATCCCGGGGTCGCCCTTCATCGATTCCCGGATCCTCCGCGGCGCGGGCACCCTGGACGGCTACGGCTGCAGCACGGCGCGCCCCGCGCCCGGCCCGGAAATCGCCTACCGGCTCGAGCTCCCGCGGCGCACCGCGCTGCGGATCTTCGGCTTCGATCGCGGCGGCGGCGAGGTCGACATTCATCTGCTCCGCGACGAACCGCGTCCAAACGCCTGCGTCGCGTCGGCCCAGCGCGTCCTTGCCACGACCGTCAGTGCCGGTCGCTATTACGTCGTGCTCGATCGCGCCAAGGGCGGCGTGACCGAGACGCTATTGGTCGTCTTCACCGATCCGTGA
- a CDS encoding peptidyl-prolyl cis-trans isomerase codes for MRRALLLVWVVGCSEPSAATPPSVEDLPPGVVARVGSDDISSRGVGQVAAAQRITREQALDRMVADALFAAEARDRFPATVAAAERGAAARALLEELQRAARAAGPPTDTEVQQVTERRWWDLDRPPSVKVTHAVVRVKKPVDDSAARELAERIAKATVGAESAADFEKRATAVPANGLTVLVEHLPPVTEDGRVVPPEPPPPDQPQGRFEEPFARAANAIQNVGEQSGVVQTSYGYHVIYLEERLPEHRVPLEERRQAVEGEVIANRARAAETAILSHGPAVSIDRAAASLTGKVRIQ; via the coding sequence ATGCGGCGTGCGCTCTTGCTCGTCTGGGTGGTGGGTTGCAGCGAGCCGTCGGCGGCAACGCCCCCCAGCGTGGAAGATCTGCCGCCGGGTGTCGTGGCCCGCGTCGGTAGCGACGACATCTCTTCTCGGGGCGTGGGCCAGGTCGCGGCGGCTCAACGCATCACGCGAGAGCAGGCGTTGGACCGAATGGTGGCGGATGCGTTGTTCGCGGCGGAAGCCCGCGATCGCTTTCCGGCGACGGTGGCGGCTGCCGAGCGCGGAGCGGCCGCGCGGGCGTTGCTGGAGGAGCTTCAGCGCGCTGCTCGCGCCGCCGGGCCGCCTACGGACACGGAGGTCCAGCAGGTCACCGAGCGCCGCTGGTGGGACCTCGACCGCCCGCCCAGCGTGAAGGTGACCCACGCGGTGGTGCGCGTGAAGAAGCCGGTCGACGACTCTGCCGCCCGAGAGCTGGCCGAGCGCATCGCCAAAGCCACCGTGGGAGCCGAGAGCGCCGCCGACTTCGAGAAGCGCGCGACCGCGGTGCCGGCCAACGGCCTCACGGTGCTGGTCGAGCACTTGCCGCCGGTCACCGAGGACGGCCGCGTGGTGCCCCCGGAGCCTCCACCGCCGGACCAGCCGCAGGGACGCTTCGAAGAGCCGTTCGCGCGGGCTGCCAACGCCATCCAGAACGTGGGGGAGCAGAGCGGCGTGGTGCAGACGTCCTACGGCTACCACGTGATCTATCTGGAAGAGCGCCTGCCCGAGCATCGCGTCCCCCTCGAGGAACGGCGCCAGGCGGTGGAGGGCGAGGTCATCGCGAATCGCGCGCGCGCTGCGGAAACCGCCATCCTCTCCCATGGCCCGGCGGTATCCATCGACCGCGCGGCGGCGAGCCTGACGGGCAAGGTCCGGATCCAATGA
- a CDS encoding class I fructose-bisphosphate aldolase, with protein sequence MAHTDRVKEILSWYSSDNPGTKTQIARMLNTGALAGTGKMVILPVDQGFEHGPLRSFAPNPDAHDPEYHFQLAIDAGCNAYAAPLGFIEAGASKFAGEIPLILKLNNSDTLAKVEPCSAVTGTVDDALRLGCAAIGYTIYPGSDFRNQMYEDLRELTYEAKAKGLAVVVWAYPRGNGLSKEGETGVDIAAYAAHIAAELGAHIIKIKPPTAHVEQAENKKAIEKANIPIATLADRVRYCVKAAFNGKRIVIFSGGAAKGTDDVLEEIRGLNDGGAFGSIVGRNAFQRSRAEGLDLLKKIIAIYKG encoded by the coding sequence ATGGCGCACACGGACCGCGTGAAGGAAATCCTCTCCTGGTACTCCTCCGACAACCCTGGCACCAAGACCCAGATCGCCCGGATGCTCAACACTGGCGCATTGGCGGGAACTGGCAAGATGGTGATCTTGCCGGTGGACCAGGGTTTCGAGCACGGCCCCCTGCGTTCCTTCGCCCCGAACCCGGACGCTCACGATCCTGAGTACCACTTTCAGCTGGCCATCGACGCCGGCTGCAACGCGTACGCTGCTCCCCTTGGGTTCATCGAAGCCGGCGCCTCCAAGTTCGCGGGCGAGATCCCCCTCATCCTCAAGCTCAACAACAGCGACACCTTGGCCAAGGTAGAGCCCTGCTCCGCGGTGACGGGCACGGTGGACGACGCGTTGCGTCTTGGTTGTGCCGCGATCGGGTACACGATCTACCCCGGCTCGGACTTCCGCAATCAGATGTACGAAGACCTGCGGGAGCTCACCTACGAAGCGAAGGCCAAGGGTCTCGCGGTGGTGGTGTGGGCGTATCCGCGTGGCAACGGTCTCAGCAAGGAAGGCGAGACGGGCGTGGACATCGCTGCCTACGCGGCTCACATCGCGGCGGAGCTCGGCGCCCACATCATCAAGATCAAGCCCCCCACGGCCCATGTGGAACAGGCCGAGAACAAGAAGGCGATCGAGAAGGCGAACATTCCGATTGCCACCTTGGCGGATCGCGTTCGCTACTGCGTGAAGGCCGCCTTCAACGGCAAGCGCATCGTGATCTTCTCCGGCGGCGCGGCCAAGGGCACGGACGACGTGCTCGAAGAGATCCGCGGCTTGAACGATGGCGGCGCGTTCGGATCCATCGTCGGGCGCAACGCGTTCCAACGCTCGCGCGCCGAGGGCCTGGACCTGCTGAAGAAGATCATCGCCATCTACAAGGGTTGA